A single window of Paenibacillus sp. FSL H8-0537 DNA harbors:
- a CDS encoding HNH endonuclease: MSNYDELFQTGAVAAQRTLSLYDGSDGGTGEGAAQGDSRAAIKQTGNSIAEVATDLYNAHVDRANKSNDSVYDFFNNATMGLISVPGALWKEHEDRTANRNESVSAYLDYLSLGLTGMVQGAFAPENPNSKEHVQDVIGVLGLLFSVKIKAPGGMEPTVPKSPAVKPEGAGSGRGLGFGNQLVTPEGFQFMDSFPNNKSLIELPKTDVQKRYLEEMDRLKREAEGTGKIDDTPPAFKQTEFASSYEARYKQTPAPDNPKIGFEGERGESKAILKPPPDPNIKKILDEAGIDGIQYKNAVPDFSPVAKAQLEIQYMLGGKIINGKNFGGKARTYNFAQADAELANQLNKSPELAHQFGMEPGKITGKDINKYRDKNKLTWHELNDGKIIQLIPTIINGKFGHLGGVGEINAGAFEPKGFANKR; encoded by the coding sequence TTGAGCAACTATGACGAGTTATTTCAAACAGGTGCCGTTGCTGCACAACGCACGTTATCTCTTTATGATGGGTCTGATGGGGGAACTGGCGAGGGTGCAGCTCAAGGAGATTCACGCGCTGCGATTAAGCAAACCGGAAATAGCATAGCTGAAGTGGCGACGGATTTATACAATGCTCACGTTGATCGAGCGAACAAGAGCAACGACTCGGTCTATGATTTTTTTAACAACGCGACAATGGGCTTGATCAGTGTACCTGGGGCGCTATGGAAGGAACATGAAGATCGAACGGCGAATCGGAATGAGTCGGTGTCTGCCTATTTGGATTATTTGAGCCTGGGTCTAACGGGGATGGTGCAGGGAGCGTTTGCACCGGAAAATCCGAATTCCAAGGAGCATGTGCAGGATGTAATCGGAGTGCTCGGCTTATTGTTCTCGGTTAAAATAAAGGCACCAGGAGGGATGGAACCAACGGTACCGAAAAGTCCAGCGGTCAAACCGGAGGGTGCAGGAAGTGGCCGTGGATTAGGCTTTGGCAATCAGCTTGTGACCCCTGAAGGGTTCCAATTCATGGACTCTTTTCCTAACAACAAGTCGCTAATTGAACTTCCAAAAACAGACGTGCAGAAGCGGTATCTGGAAGAGATGGATCGACTGAAGCGAGAGGCTGAGGGGACGGGTAAGATTGATGATACTCCACCTGCCTTCAAGCAAACTGAATTTGCAAGTTCATACGAAGCAAGGTATAAGCAAACACCAGCTCCAGATAACCCGAAAATTGGTTTTGAAGGAGAAAGGGGTGAGTCTAAAGCGATCCTAAAGCCACCTCCTGATCCTAATATAAAGAAGATATTAGACGAAGCTGGAATTGATGGTATACAGTATAAAAATGCAGTTCCTGACTTTTCACCAGTTGCAAAAGCACAGTTAGAAATTCAATATATGCTAGGTGGAAAAATTATTAATGGGAAAAACTTTGGTGGAAAAGCAAGAACATATAATTTTGCTCAAGCAGATGCTGAGTTGGCTAATCAGCTCAATAAATCCCCTGAATTAGCACATCAATTTGGGATGGAGCCTGGTAAGATTACTGGGAAAGATATAAATAAATACAGAGATAAAAACAAATTAACATGGCATGAATTAAATGACGGTAAAATCATTCAACTTATTCCAACTATTATAAACGGTAAATTTGGTCATCTTGGCGGAGTTGGAGAGATAAATGCAGGTGCCTTTGAACCTAAAGGATTTGCCAATAAACGTTAA
- a CDS encoding SMI1/KNR4 family protein, with product MEIDKATIIYPLPIDELFERKEKFWRVKLPKDFIDFLKENNGGRTLEGAFECNGREYAIDRFLCLLQTPRENRLGMYDIDVTLTQLEDRLTDNEELIGADILPIVVLFAGDFVCLDFRKDRENPSVCVWNHEESGDLEPVTYFVADTFSEFISKL from the coding sequence GTGGAAATAGATAAAGCGACTATAATTTATCCATTGCCAATTGATGAGTTGTTTGAGAGAAAAGAAAAGTTCTGGCGAGTAAAACTTCCAAAGGATTTTATTGATTTTTTAAAGGAAAATAATGGAGGGAGAACGCTAGAAGGAGCTTTTGAATGTAATGGACGTGAATATGCAATAGATCGCTTTCTATGTTTACTTCAAACACCCAGAGAAAATAGATTAGGTATGTATGATATAGATGTCACACTAACACAACTTGAAGATAGATTAACTGATAATGAAGAGTTAATTGGTGCAGATATTTTGCCAATTGTTGTTTTGTTTGCAGGTGATTTTGTTTGTTTGGATTTTAGGAAGGATAGAGAGAATCCAAGTGTATGTGTTTGGAACCATGAAGAGTCAGGTGATTTAGAACCGGTAACATACTTTGTAGCAGATACATTTAGTGAGTTTATTTCAAAACTATAA